In a single window of the Osmerus eperlanus chromosome 2, fOsmEpe2.1, whole genome shotgun sequence genome:
- the LOC134007614 gene encoding complement C1q-like protein 3 — protein sequence MKGITFLLLALSCGLTQAQMGHPNYPDNCNLIKDLAATVERLATVTEKMGLMETRLQTTERELEELKKATSGKPQVAFSATLRESGSGNTGPFTVDTPLKYKNVYSNMGNSYNPATGIFTASVKGMYYFRFSMMNNLSATPNSVVSLMKNNQRLASVWDTEGTDAHDIGSNAAVIPLEVGDNVYINLAANRLIYDDSMNYNTFSGFLLFNM from the exons ATGAAGGGGATAACATTCCTGCTGCTGGCACTTAGCTGTGGTTTGACCCAGGCTCAGATGGGACACCCTAACTATCCTGACAACTGCAATCTGATAAAAGACTTGGCAGCTACGGTTGAGAGACTGGCCACCGTGACAGAGAAGATGGGGCTGATGGAGACCAGGCTACAGACCacggagagagagttggaggagcTGAAGAAAGCTACTTCGG GCAAGCCTCAGGTAGCTTTCTCAGCCACACTCAGGGAATCAGGCAGTGGTAACACTGGACCCTTCACTGTTGACACACCTCTGAAGTACAAGAATGTCTACTCAAACATGGGCAACAGCTACAACCCTGCCACAG GGATCTTCACAGCCAGTGTGAAGGGGATGTACTACTTCCGGTTTTCCATGATGAACAACCTGAGTGCCACACCTAATTCTGTGGTGTCCTTGATGAAAAATAACCAGAGGTTGGCATCTGTGTGGGACACCGAAGGGACTGATGCCCATGACATTGGCAGCAACGCAGCAGTCATTCCTCTGGAGGTGGGGGACAATGTTTACATCAATCTGGCTGCCAACAGACTCATCTATGATGATAGTATGAACTACAACACCTTTAGTGGCTTCCTGCTCTTTAACATGTAA